In a single window of the Candidatus Hydrothermales bacterium genome:
- a CDS encoding universal stress protein, whose translation MEIRNILWASDFNPLSNYAFEWAKYFALKFNAKLHAIHVIPESETPIFERKEEIENMFNLMEKERIELAKQSFEAKRKELYEQIEFETYVFKGEVKNKIVEFVNEKNIDLLVLGASSKEEKQKIGTTSYRILTEIRIPVLVVKEEKKRDVKKILVPIDFTKLSFKALEYAILLSKRLDAEIHVLHVVEILGSMGLRETEEKLIEETTRLLKMEREKYKEESSKIFVNALKRDSAEIGIIEFAIENDIDIICIATRGKRGLSHFFLGSVAEKVLRLSEVPVIAFNPV comes from the coding sequence ATGGAAATAAGAAATATACTTTGGGCATCTGATTTTAATCCATTATCAAATTATGCTTTCGAGTGGGCAAAGTACTTTGCCCTAAAATTTAACGCAAAACTCCATGCAATCCATGTGATTCCAGAATCAGAAACACCTATATTTGAAAGAAAAGAAGAAATCGAAAATATGTTCAACCTCATGGAAAAAGAAAGAATTGAATTGGCAAAACAAAGTTTTGAAGCAAAAAGAAAAGAACTGTATGAACAAATAGAATTTGAAACCTATGTTTTTAAAGGTGAGGTAAAAAACAAAATTGTAGAGTTCGTAAATGAGAAAAATATAGATCTTTTGGTCTTGGGAGCCTCTAGCAAGGAGGAAAAACAGAAGATCGGAACAACAAGTTATAGAATTTTAACTGAAATAAGAATTCCAGTTTTGGTGGTTAAAGAAGAAAAAAAGAGAGATGTTAAAAAAATACTTGTACCAATTGATTTTACAAAACTATCTTTTAAAGCGCTTGAGTACGCTATACTCCTTTCCAAGAGATTAGACGCAGAGATCCATGTTTTACACGTTGTTGAAATTTTAGGATCAATGGGATTAAGAGAAACTGAGGAAAAATTAATTGAAGAAACAACAAGACTTTTAAAAATGGAAAGAGAGAAGTATAAAGAAGAGTCTTCCAAGATTTTTGTAAATGCGTTAAAGAGGGATTCAGCTGAAATAGGAATTATTGAGTTTGCGATCGAGAATGACATCGATATTATATGCATAGCAACAAGGGGTAAAAGGGGATTGTCTCACTTTTTCCTTGGATCAGTAGCTGAAAAGGTTTTGAGATTATCTGAGGTACCGGTTATTGCCTTCAATCCCGTATAA
- the queG gene encoding tRNA epoxyqueuosine(34) reductase QueG has translation MRDLKEFIIEKLKEEKIYIYGFADPSIDENDVLSLKSWIKNKYHADMYWVEKTLDKRIDVKKVYSEVESVLVVAIPYKKIYFEKFKIAGYALHVDYHKFLFKKLKKVMEETKKIFNDIDYKIYVDTGPILERMFARKAGLGFIGKNTMLISFKKGSYLLLGVVLLNYPIEPDIKLEKNYCGTCQRCIEACPTGAIVKPFVLDSNKCISYHTIENRGEIPEEISKKLNGWIFGCDICQEVCPWNKNPIEPTDFPLHPYVSKFDLHHFINNPEKYLRDSPLKRVKLRGLLRNINLVL, from the coding sequence ATGAGAGATTTAAAAGAGTTCATAATAGAAAAGCTAAAAGAGGAGAAAATTTATATTTACGGTTTTGCAGATCCTAGTATAGATGAGAATGACGTATTGTCATTAAAAAGCTGGATTAAAAATAAATATCACGCTGATATGTATTGGGTGGAAAAAACACTTGATAAAAGAATAGATGTCAAAAAGGTGTATAGCGAGGTGGAAAGTGTTTTAGTAGTTGCCATCCCTTACAAAAAGATATATTTTGAAAAATTCAAAATTGCAGGATATGCCCTACATGTAGATTACCATAAATTTTTATTTAAAAAATTAAAAAAAGTGATGGAAGAGACAAAAAAGATATTTAATGATATTGATTATAAAATTTATGTAGACACAGGTCCAATTCTTGAAAGAATGTTCGCAAGGAAAGCAGGTCTGGGTTTTATTGGTAAAAACACTATGCTCATTTCCTTCAAAAAGGGCTCCTATTTATTACTAGGTGTTGTTCTTTTAAACTATCCTATTGAACCTGATATAAAATTAGAAAAAAATTATTGCGGAACCTGTCAAAGATGTATTGAAGCTTGTCCAACAGGGGCAATAGTCAAGCCCTTTGTTTTAGATTCAAATAAATGTATTTCCTATCATACCATAGAGAATAGGGGGGAAATTCCAGAAGAAATTTCAAAAAAATTAAACGGATGGATTTTTGGATGTGATATATGTCAGGAAGTTTGTCCCTGGAATAAAAACCCTATAGAGCCAACAGATTTTCCCCTCCATCCCTACGTTTCAAAATTTGATTTACATCATTTTATTAATAATCCCGAAAAATATTTGAGAGACAGTCCCCTTAAAAGAGTAAAGCTTCGGGGCCTTCTGAGAAATATTAATTTAGTTCTCTAA
- the ftsH gene encoding ATP-dependent zinc metalloprotease FtsH, with product MNERNSKENKVLSFSTLVTWTLIFLVVILFLVYYAEKNLKILNLTYSEFIQEVEKGNIKSVIVSEREIHGEFKTPRVVKGIPYSEFKIALPMQKPDILDFLVKKNVIVETRVRSSLVDFLLGYLPWFLLLVGLWFLFFRQIQAGNSRAFSFVKVRAKLITDKKPNVTFNDVAGCEEAKEELKEIVEFLKNPQKFQKLGAKIPKGILIVGAPGTGKTLLAKAVAGEAGVPFLSISGSDFVELFVGVGAARVRDLFEQARKNAPCIIFIDEIDAVGRLRGAGLGGGHDEREQTLNQILVEMDGFDTREGIIVMAATNRPDILDPALLRPGRFDRRIVLPIPDVKGREEIIKIHARNKPIGEDVDFSVIAKGTPGFSGADLANLVNEAALLAARKGKEKITMEDFEEAKDKILMGVARKSMVLTPKEREQVAYHESGHAILSLLLPHADPIHKVTIIPRGQALGVTQQLPKDDRHIYSKEYLMDQLTVLMGGRVAEKLIFKSISTGAAANDIETATQIARKMVGEWGMSERIGPVSFGKQEEEVFLGRELGLKRNISEKISELIDEEVKRIIEEAEKRAENLLSGKIDALHRLAKALLEKEILDAEEIKKIVLEN from the coding sequence ATGAACGAAAGAAATAGTAAAGAAAATAAAGTTTTAAGCTTCTCAACTTTGGTCACCTGGACCCTAATCTTTTTAGTTGTAATTTTATTCCTAGTCTACTACGCAGAAAAAAATTTAAAGATCTTAAATCTAACTTACTCTGAATTTATACAGGAAGTAGAAAAGGGAAACATAAAAAGCGTTATAGTTTCAGAAAGAGAAATTCATGGAGAATTTAAAACTCCGAGGGTAGTAAAGGGTATTCCATATAGTGAATTCAAAATAGCTCTTCCTATGCAGAAACCCGATATTTTAGATTTTTTAGTCAAAAAGAACGTCATCGTTGAAACAAGGGTAAGAAGTTCCCTAGTAGACTTTCTTTTAGGCTATCTTCCTTGGTTTTTACTTCTTGTTGGACTTTGGTTTTTGTTTTTTAGGCAAATACAGGCAGGTAACTCTAGGGCCTTTTCATTTGTAAAAGTTAGAGCAAAACTTATAACAGATAAAAAACCAAATGTAACTTTTAACGATGTAGCTGGTTGCGAAGAAGCTAAAGAAGAGTTAAAAGAAATTGTAGAATTTTTGAAAAATCCTCAAAAATTTCAAAAACTTGGGGCAAAGATTCCTAAGGGGATTTTAATTGTGGGGGCACCAGGAACAGGAAAAACCCTTTTGGCTAAGGCTGTAGCAGGTGAGGCAGGTGTACCCTTTTTGTCAATATCAGGATCTGACTTTGTTGAACTTTTTGTTGGTGTTGGAGCAGCAAGAGTGAGAGATCTTTTTGAACAGGCAAGAAAAAATGCACCTTGTATTATTTTCATAGATGAAATAGATGCTGTCGGAAGATTAAGAGGAGCAGGTCTCGGTGGTGGACACGATGAGAGAGAGCAAACACTTAACCAGATCCTAGTTGAAATGGATGGATTTGACACAAGAGAGGGAATTATAGTAATGGCGGCAACAAATAGACCAGATATACTTGATCCTGCCCTTTTAAGACCTGGAAGGTTTGATAGAAGAATAGTTTTACCAATTCCTGATGTAAAGGGGAGGGAGGAAATAATAAAGATACACGCGAGAAATAAACCAATCGGTGAGGATGTAGACTTTTCAGTTATAGCTAAGGGAACTCCTGGTTTTTCCGGTGCAGATCTTGCAAACTTAGTAAATGAGGCTGCCTTACTTGCCGCAAGGAAAGGTAAAGAAAAAATTACTATGGAAGATTTTGAGGAGGCAAAGGATAAGATACTCATGGGAGTTGCAAGGAAAAGTATGGTTTTAACACCTAAGGAAAGGGAACAGGTTGCTTACCACGAATCAGGTCACGCGATACTTTCTCTTTTGCTTCCACACGCCGACCCGATCCACAAAGTTACTATTATTCCGAGGGGTCAAGCTCTTGGAGTAACCCAACAATTACCAAAAGATGATAGACATATTTACTCTAAGGAATATCTTATGGATCAGCTAACTGTTTTGATGGGGGGGAGAGTAGCCGAGAAGTTGATATTTAAGAGTATTTCAACAGGAGCGGCAGCAAATGATATAGAAACAGCTACCCAAATTGCAAGAAAAATGGTAGGAGAGTGGGGAATGAGTGAAAGAATAGGTCCTGTTTCCTTTGGAAAACAAGAGGAAGAAGTTTTTCTCGGAAGGGAACTTGGATTAAAGAGAAATATAAGCGAAAAGATAAGTGAGTTAATTGATGAAGAAGTTAAAAGAATTATAGAGGAGGCCGAAAAAAGAGCAGAAAATTTACTTTCAGGAAAAATTGATGCTCTCCATAGACTAGCTAAAGCTTTACTTGAAAAAGAAATTCTTGACGCTGAGGAAATAAAAAAGATTGTTTTAGAGAACTAA
- the hpt gene encoding hypoxanthine phosphoribosyltransferase — protein MDLILKEKEIKKKVKEIAELLRNEYKEKNPIIIGVLKGGFVFLADLIREMGIDCTLEFIRLSSYGKKSKITEKDVKIMWDIPIDIKDKDVILVEDIIDTGYTLKFLKEALLKRKPKSLKTVVFLDKYERREVDIEIDIVGFKVPNKFLVGYGLDYNEKFRYFKNVYGLDEEEIIKYGK, from the coding sequence ATGGATTTAATTTTGAAAGAAAAAGAAATTAAAAAAAAGGTAAAAGAAATTGCAGAATTATTAAGAAACGAGTATAAAGAAAAAAATCCAATAATAATCGGAGTCTTAAAGGGGGGATTTGTATTCCTAGCTGACTTAATAAGAGAAATGGGAATTGACTGTACTTTGGAATTTATAAGACTTTCAAGCTATGGGAAAAAATCTAAAATAACTGAAAAGGACGTAAAAATAATGTGGGATATACCAATTGATATTAAAGATAAAGACGTTATACTGGTTGAGGATATTATCGACACAGGCTATACTCTTAAATTTCTAAAAGAAGCTCTTTTAAAGAGAAAACCTAAATCTCTCAAAACAGTCGTGTTTCTTGACAAATACGAAAGGAGAGAGGTAGATATAGAAATCGATATAGTAGGTTTTAAAGTACCCAATAAGTTTTTGGTAGGCTATGGGCTTGACTACAATGAAAAATTCAGGTATTTTAAAAATGTATATGGCCTTGATGAAGAAGAAATAATTAAATACGGAAAATGA
- the tilS gene encoding tRNA lysidine(34) synthetase TilS, whose product MRNLEKLNLIPEFEETIETFNLIEKNDKILISYSGGPDSTFLTLSLLKIKEKYNLTLSIFYLNHRLPGSLDSRKVEEFAANFGLKSYVYEEDIVKFSKENKLNIEEAGRIKRYSLLEEISLKDGYNKIATAHTLNDALESYIIRFLREGLSLLSPPIKPKFKKIIRPLILIPREKILRFLKENDIPYHLDIENYDLRRTRNKIRHILVPILFREFNYNLEKFKKFYLRALEESEFYERKVKSEVKSVIEEENPLYLKINREKILKLDSFEKREVLKNIYYDFCPENELTRETLFKMEKILENGGKIEVRKNVYFISKKNLVLFLRKIPYFEIPLKEGEFEIEGLKIKIKISEDREKGGLPRSLLSEAKLRLRKKGDFIETEKGKKLKLKKFFENKKVPFYLRDNLVVLEYKGNIVWVEGFEPFMKGGNIKIEVLKWI is encoded by the coding sequence GTGAGGAACTTAGAAAAGTTAAACTTAATACCTGAATTTGAAGAAACAATTGAAACTTTTAATTTAATCGAGAAAAACGATAAAATACTTATTTCTTATTCAGGAGGCCCTGACTCAACTTTTTTAACACTCTCACTACTAAAAATTAAAGAAAAATATAATCTTACTCTTTCAATTTTTTACCTGAATCATAGACTCCCGGGAAGCTTAGATTCAAGGAAAGTAGAAGAGTTTGCCGCAAATTTTGGTCTCAAATCTTATGTGTACGAAGAAGATATTGTTAAATTTTCAAAAGAAAATAAACTCAATATTGAAGAGGCTGGAAGAATAAAAAGGTACTCACTTTTAGAGGAAATTTCCCTTAAAGATGGATATAACAAAATTGCTACAGCCCACACTCTAAACGATGCGCTTGAAAGCTATATAATTAGATTTCTAAGAGAAGGGCTTTCGCTTCTTTCTCCACCTATAAAACCGAAATTTAAAAAAATAATTAGACCTCTAATTTTAATTCCAAGAGAGAAAATTTTGAGATTCTTAAAAGAAAATGATATACCTTACCATTTGGATATTGAAAATTATGACTTAAGGAGAACAAGAAATAAAATAAGACATATTTTAGTGCCCATTCTTTTTAGGGAGTTTAATTACAATCTTGAGAAATTTAAGAAGTTCTATTTAAGAGCACTTGAAGAAAGTGAGTTTTACGAAAGGAAAGTAAAAAGCGAAGTAAAATCTGTTATAGAAGAGGAAAATCCTCTTTATTTAAAAATTAACAGAGAAAAAATTCTCAAATTGGATTCTTTCGAAAAAAGAGAAGTTTTAAAAAATATTTATTATGATTTTTGTCCAGAAAATGAATTAACTAGAGAAACACTCTTTAAAATGGAAAAAATACTAGAAAATGGCGGCAAAATAGAGGTTAGAAAAAATGTTTATTTTATATCAAAAAAAAACCTAGTTCTCTTTCTCAGGAAAATTCCATATTTTGAAATCCCTTTAAAAGAGGGTGAATTTGAAATAGAGGGATTAAAAATAAAGATAAAAATAAGTGAGGATAGAGAAAAAGGAGGGTTACCAAGAAGTCTTTTAAGTGAGGCTAAACTAAGATTAAGGAAAAAGGGCGATTTTATTGAGACCGAAAAAGGCAAGAAATTAAAATTAAAGAAATTTTTTGAGAATAAAAAAGTACCCTTTTACTTAAGAGATAATTTAGTAGTACTTGAATACAAGGGAAATATCGTATGGGTAGAGGGATTTGAACCCTTCATGAAGGGGGGAAACATAAAAATTGAGGTCTTAAAATGGATTTAA
- a CDS encoding adenylosuccinate synthase translates to MSSKFIAVVGLQWGDEGKGKIIDALRNEYKIGIRFQGGANAGHTVYRDNEKIVLHQLPTSILHPEKEALISCGCVLDLEELIKEKEDLSKKNISVDNRLFIDERTPLVFNFHKEEDILEEDKKKEGKIGTTGKGIGPAYRDLVSRKALKIGDLRDKDYAYRKFSELWEFASEIRGARYGRPMIPKDDIFEKTLDLFSKVREFLTDGILYIMEKERMGEPILFEGAQGALLDVALGTYPYVTSSHTVTASISLTTGVAPWKLNRIIGVFKCYSTRVGEGPFPTEEKGEIGVYLREKGQEFGATTGRPRRCGWLDLPLLKYSIRITGATELIITKIDVLKDLKKIKVCKAYEYNGKVIDYPPPLSQELEKVRPIYEEFEGFEPDENNENLRKFLEYIEKETGTKITYFSATNSEELRKVKLNT, encoded by the coding sequence ATGAGTTCAAAATTTATAGCAGTGGTGGGCTTACAATGGGGAGATGAGGGGAAGGGGAAAATTATAGATGCGCTAAGAAATGAATATAAAATAGGAATTAGATTCCAAGGAGGGGCAAACGCTGGTCATACTGTCTATAGAGATAATGAAAAAATAGTTTTACATCAACTACCTACGAGTATTTTACACCCCGAAAAAGAGGCACTCATAAGTTGCGGATGCGTTCTTGACCTTGAAGAACTAATAAAAGAAAAAGAAGATTTAAGCAAAAAAAATATCAGTGTAGATAATAGACTCTTTATAGATGAAAGAACTCCTCTTGTTTTTAATTTTCATAAGGAGGAAGACATATTAGAAGAAGATAAAAAGAAAGAGGGAAAAATTGGAACAACAGGTAAAGGTATAGGCCCTGCCTATAGAGACTTAGTTTCAAGAAAAGCTTTAAAAATAGGGGACCTAAGAGATAAAGACTATGCATATAGGAAATTTAGCGAGCTATGGGAATTCGCTAGTGAAATAAGGGGGGCAAGGTACGGAAGACCAATGATTCCTAAAGATGATATCTTCGAAAAAACCCTAGATTTATTCTCAAAAGTAAGAGAATTTTTGACTGATGGAATATTATACATAATGGAAAAGGAAAGGATGGGTGAACCGATACTTTTTGAGGGGGCACAGGGAGCACTCCTTGATGTTGCTCTTGGAACTTATCCGTATGTAACATCATCTCATACTGTTACTGCCTCAATTTCTCTTACTACGGGAGTTGCTCCATGGAAATTAAATAGAATTATTGGCGTTTTTAAATGCTATAGCACTAGAGTAGGAGAAGGACCTTTTCCAACCGAGGAAAAAGGTGAAATTGGAGTTTATCTCAGAGAGAAGGGACAAGAGTTTGGTGCAACTACAGGTAGACCACGAAGGTGTGGATGGCTTGATTTACCCCTTCTAAAATACTCTATTAGGATAACAGGGGCAACAGAACTAATAATAACAAAAATTGATGTTTTAAAAGATTTAAAAAAAATAAAAGTTTGTAAAGCTTACGAATATAACGGAAAAGTGATTGATTATCCTCCTCCACTTTCACAGGAACTTGAAAAAGTAAGACCAATTTATGAGGAGTTCGAAGGGTTTGAGCCTGACGAAAATAATGAAAATTTGAGAAAATTTTTGGAATACATAGAGAAAGAGACAGGAACAAAAATTACATATTTTTCTGCAACAAACAGTGAGGAACTTAGAAAAGTTAAACTTAATACCTGA
- the dnaX gene encoding DNA polymerase III subunit gamma/tau, producing the protein MGEENKGVNLNFARKYRPQKFSEIVSQDIIKITLKNAIKMDKLGNEIQALLFAGPRGSGKTSVARIVAKALNCENLKDGEPCDICTSCTEIKGGSSLDVLEIDGASYRGIQEAKSIVEMTKLIPSKFKYKVFIIDEVHMFSKDAFNALLKTLEEPPRRVFFIFATTELHKVPETIQSRCLVFEFTPIPEEKIFERLKEVCEKEKIRYDDEALRLITKSAGGSLRDSLLLLEKALYFTGGEVFENKVKEVIGFLPEELMQILLELISERKGLELLKFLDEILTKYTERDVLRSFLFFLEDVLKGMERNIYKKYYKNLTKVDIIRFMNHIFDVQKTIYFIPDPRILVSHAFYKMIYLPRSYEIEDIIEKGGVVMEIEREFIKEREEEKLKFKTQDDLSLYEIFLIELKNLGMLIYSIFKEKASLKDKSIYIKVKDGVEREIVEKEIDKLKDIIRRTFGSDFELKVEIEQKEKEENFDIITKFEREFSLSLIREEENEGNLGKY; encoded by the coding sequence ATGGGAGAGGAAAATAAGGGGGTTAATTTAAATTTTGCAAGAAAGTATAGACCTCAGAAGTTTAGCGAAATTGTTTCTCAGGATATTATAAAGATTACTTTAAAAAATGCGATTAAGATGGATAAACTTGGAAATGAGATTCAAGCGCTTTTATTTGCAGGACCAAGGGGAAGTGGAAAGACTTCAGTAGCTAGGATAGTGGCAAAGGCTCTAAATTGCGAAAATTTGAAAGATGGTGAACCCTGTGATATTTGCACTTCCTGTACAGAGATTAAAGGGGGATCTTCCCTTGATGTTCTTGAAATAGATGGTGCATCCTACAGGGGAATACAAGAGGCAAAAAGTATAGTTGAAATGACAAAGCTTATACCAAGTAAGTTTAAATATAAGGTCTTCATTATCGATGAAGTTCACATGTTTTCGAAAGACGCCTTTAACGCTCTTTTAAAAACTCTTGAAGAACCACCAAGAAGGGTATTTTTCATATTTGCTACTACAGAGCTTCATAAAGTTCCAGAAACAATTCAATCTAGATGCCTTGTTTTTGAATTTACTCCCATACCTGAAGAGAAAATTTTTGAAAGGTTAAAAGAGGTTTGTGAGAAAGAAAAGATAAGGTACGATGATGAGGCCCTAAGGCTAATAACAAAGAGTGCTGGTGGAAGTTTAAGGGATTCACTTTTACTTCTCGAAAAGGCGCTTTACTTCACTGGGGGAGAGGTTTTTGAAAACAAGGTAAAAGAGGTTATAGGCTTTTTACCTGAAGAGTTAATGCAAATTTTACTTGAACTAATTTCAGAGAGAAAAGGGCTAGAGCTTTTAAAATTCCTAGACGAAATTCTAACCAAATATACTGAGAGAGATGTTCTAAGATCCTTTTTGTTTTTTCTTGAGGATGTGCTAAAAGGTATGGAGAGAAATATCTATAAAAAATACTATAAAAATTTAACAAAGGTTGATATAATAAGATTTATGAATCATATTTTTGATGTTCAGAAAACGATTTACTTTATTCCTGATCCAAGGATTTTAGTGAGTCATGCTTTCTATAAGATGATCTATTTACCGAGAAGTTATGAAATAGAGGATATTATAGAAAAGGGTGGAGTAGTTATGGAAATAGAAAGAGAATTTATAAAAGAAAGGGAAGAGGAGAAGTTAAAGTTCAAAACTCAAGATGATTTATCTCTCTATGAGATTTTTTTAATTGAGCTTAAAAATCTTGGAATGCTTATTTACTCTATTTTTAAAGAAAAGGCGAGTCTAAAAGATAAAAGTATTTATATAAAAGTAAAGGACGGGGTGGAAAGGGAAATAGTTGAGAAGGAAATTGATAAATTGAAAGATATAATTAGAAGAACCTTTGGATCTGATTTTGAATTAAAAGTTGAAATTGAACAAAAAGAAAAGGAGGAAAATTTTGATATAATTACAAAGTTTGAAAGAGAATTTTCACTCTCACTTATAAGGGAGGAAGAAAATGAAGGTAACCTTGGAAAATATTAA
- a CDS encoding OsmC family protein, translated as MKVTLENIKGLKFKGKNERGHEIYLDTKIDLGGFDSAPTPMETLLIALGGCTGMDVVSILSKMRVNFSYFGIEIEGKRKDEHPKVFEKIHIKYLFGGENLPMEKLEKAIELSLSKYCSVSNMLKGTAEITYSIEIVPTQK; from the coding sequence ATGAAGGTAACCTTGGAAAATATTAAAGGTTTAAAATTTAAGGGGAAAAATGAAAGAGGACACGAGATTTATCTTGATACAAAAATTGATTTAGGAGGCTTTGATTCAGCACCTACTCCTATGGAAACTCTTTTAATTGCCCTTGGAGGCTGTACCGGCATGGATGTAGTTTCAATACTCTCTAAAATGAGAGTGAATTTTAGTTATTTTGGAATTGAAATTGAAGGAAAAAGAAAAGATGAACATCCCAAAGTTTTTGAAAAAATACACATAAAGTATCTTTTTGGTGGGGAAAATTTACCTATGGAAAAACTAGAAAAAGCGATAGAACTTTCATTATCAAAGTACTGCTCTGTGTCTAACATGTTAAAGGGTACTGCTGAGATTACATACAGCATCGAAATAGTTCCAACTCAGAAATAG
- a CDS encoding cation:proton antiporter produces the protein MESNLTEIAFHIVTQISIIILLAKVGGEIFERFFRQPSVLGELLVGILISPFFLGKSLRLPGVSPLFPIEHSNILGISSELYVIAQIAVVILLFIAGVETDISLFFRYFGISFLIGLGGVILPFILGDIFTILFGYADSFISPKALFMGAILTATSVGITARILSDMEKINTPEGVSILAAAVIDDVLGILVLTIVVGIVESGEVSVKAASITALKAFSIWLIILAIGLIIVKPLTKLLKKLKSEGAWLSIVLSFAFFSSYLAEYFGLAMIIGSYAMGLAFSTTELKEEIIKDLKGVYHFLVPIFFVVMGMLVNLSSIFKSLLFGITITFIAILSKIIGCSIPAFIVKFNILGATRIGVGMIPRGEVALIVAGVALARGVISHDLYGVAIMVTFITTLLAPVLLVPLLRIKREGIR, from the coding sequence ATGGAGTCTAATTTAACAGAAATTGCCTTTCACATTGTAACTCAGATTAGTATTATAATTCTTTTGGCAAAAGTGGGAGGAGAAATTTTTGAGAGGTTTTTTAGACAACCTTCTGTTCTGGGAGAGCTTTTAGTTGGTATATTAATTAGTCCCTTTTTTCTTGGGAAAAGTTTAAGGCTACCGGGGGTTTCACCTCTTTTCCCTATTGAACATTCTAACATTCTCGGAATTTCATCAGAACTTTACGTAATTGCTCAAATTGCTGTTGTAATTCTTCTTTTTATCGCTGGTGTTGAAACAGATATTTCTCTTTTTTTTAGATACTTTGGAATCTCATTTCTAATCGGTTTAGGTGGCGTTATCTTACCCTTTATTTTGGGTGATATTTTTACTATTCTGTTTGGATACGCTGATTCTTTTATTAGTCCTAAGGCACTTTTTATGGGAGCAATACTTACCGCCACCTCGGTTGGTATAACTGCAAGGATTCTCTCTGATATGGAAAAAATTAACACTCCAGAGGGAGTTTCAATTTTAGCAGCTGCCGTAATAGATGATGTTTTGGGAATACTTGTGCTTACTATAGTCGTAGGTATAGTTGAAAGTGGAGAAGTATCTGTAAAGGCTGCATCCATTACAGCATTAAAAGCTTTTTCAATATGGCTTATAATACTTGCTATTGGTTTAATTATAGTAAAACCACTTACTAAATTGTTAAAGAAACTCAAATCAGAGGGAGCCTGGCTCTCAATAGTTTTATCTTTTGCCTTTTTTTCATCTTATCTTGCTGAATATTTTGGTCTTGCCATGATTATCGGCTCTTATGCTATGGGTCTTGCCTTTTCTACCACAGAATTAAAGGAAGAAATTATTAAAGATCTAAAAGGGGTATATCACTTTTTAGTACCTATCTTTTTTGTAGTTATGGGGATGCTTGTAAATTTAAGTTCAATTTTTAAATCTCTACTATTTGGTATTACAATTACGTTTATTGCGATACTTTCAAAAATAATAGGTTGTAGTATTCCTGCGTTCATAGTTAAGTTTAATATACTCGGAGCAACTAGGATAGGAGTTGGTATGATACCAAGAGGAGAGGTTGCACTTATTGTGGCTGGGGTTGCTCTTGCAAGAGGTGTTA